DNA from Aphis gossypii isolate Hap1 chromosome 3, ASM2018417v2, whole genome shotgun sequence:
tatgtaaaaaaatttaaaatatcaacaataatcattattatttatctgaaatgttgaatattatattaatttttagaatattctgTATAACATTGAtgcacaaataattttagtgtcttatttatttattattatcgcctTCACCCAACTTAAATGgtctctattataataatgtagttattgttattgaactagactatttattttctgaacttttttaaaaaacagatccttaaatgatttttaaagataaaataatataatgctataaaattataatagtatgtaaaaGCTATGTTGAATTAAAAGAGTTTGGATTTCAACTTAaaacagaatttaaataattgaattgtaGATACTTCTacaagtgtatattttattattaattttatttttaaataacaattaaaaatacaattgagttttaaaaaaaaatatgatatcaaGAATTTTTCACCTTCTCTAGTACACCATTTTATAGTATGTGTCAGAATTGATCAGGAAAAGTAGCCTagtctaataaaaatgtttagttttgcTTATGGTTTTACGTACCTATTACATAAGCCATTAGAATGTATTACTATTCTAATTTGTATGAAggttacaaatgtataaaagtataacatttaatgtacCCATGGGATATACCAAATTTATAAGGAATCCTAGTTAAGTCTCTCCCATTAACAAACCAGTGGTTGCCAAgactcataaatcataatattttgttgccTATTCTTGTTTGATATATCACTCAGTTGTCATCTTAAGCATGccgtttataaatttaagcattagtaaatatttactcactgatatattatatttttacccaCTAGCCAATTTATGACATATAGCCTAGGCAtcattttgacatattttggTATGGTAATGTCACAAATTATCATCCCCTTAGCAAAACTCTTTCTGTGTtactaatgaattataattattacattttgtatttattgttatgattaaaataacatattaacacaTACCATTAAGTTCTAAGATCtacaatttaacatataaaacatccaatgttacatttattttattctactcaaatgtttgaaaaatgcatTATGTAGTAGTTTCTTTGAAAACTTtcctgattatttttatattacactcTGTCGTATACGCCGATTACTAATCGATATACCGTCATTTAAAtgtcctattttttttaatttcttacgtaaattattgcatttaatatatcaacaatagaaattaagtttttatacagaattaaataaatgtagtacATACTTTGcagaataaaatacatttttattattggtcatttcctatattatatagaattgtaGACCTATCAATTTATATCTATTCTATGTTTTGcattcattgtttttatttgttacaaattctagtttattgataattatcaatatgttAATgtgatgtaatttattttttcttaaggaACACTTTTTATTGCAAgtaataatggtaaaataattaccataaagaatacaaataattgtcctgaaatatgtttaaaaactagTATTGTGAAAATTCTGATCCTTACAAGACGATCAAACATctttaaacatatttgaatataccttaacagttttttctttatttttttggtttcctttataagtataatcatatttttttatgtatacaaaattattttgacacTATcacaatcataaaataaattattaaagtgtatttgaatagttttttaaatagtttttacctATTAAACAAAACTTTAACTGAAGCcagtttttattctttacttgataaaaagttaatttatatgtattgaattattttaattgcaatttgtcttatttttatagttgtatactatatatgtttaaaagtttGGAACACCACCCATTATCTTAATGGATAAATGTATATTCAGTGCACATTGTTATTTGTGTCACCTACGTATTCAAAATAGATGCTTAACtgactataatatgtttggcaacttttcaaataaaaatatattccttTTTCtcacttaatttatattcaaaagtaaacatggaatgattttttaatgatttgtttaagattacttattatcttttgatatttgatattatataatgttctttaaattatgtatactatactatCATAAACATGTGCAggccatttatattattgacttaATTGACAGAGTAGTCttgatgaaaatataagtGTTTAAGATAAAACtagttacatttaaatttcgaAAAGAACTCAAAAGTATAAGATTTCTAACTATTTCCAATCTTACCATAAAATccttatattaatcatataggATAATTACATGATCATTGCAATTCAGAGCCCACAAAGAGGAGGATGTGGTTGGACCTTAAATTTAAGGGTCCGTTGGAatgaatttgtaatttttgaaatattgctATAAGtccttattttatgttaaataatattttatgatatatatgttttgttattttgatattttaatctgCGGCTTAACCATTGATTACCTAGAAATTCCCATATATAGATCAGAATGAACATCTTTTTTCCTTGttatttgcattatttattaatgatattaatagttttattattaactgccGCTTCCATTTTTTTCCTGAAGAGTTGAAAGTTAATTCAACAAGTCACTGTTGGCTTCTAAGACAATCTCAATCgaacctatattttaaaatgtaatttgatgtCTTTCTATCGTACTTCTTAAATACTAAcgcattgatttttttttatacgattaatgaaaatgtattgttatttgcaGATAATGAAATTACGATATTTAGATATCTTATTTGATTGTGagttaaattatcttttagaTGAAATGTGttgtaaagtattaaaaactgtatattCTGCTTTTGTCAGGTTGATTTTTGAATATGAGCCGTTGaaacaaattaactaaaaaattccAACCTTTCATGCCTATTACATGTATTTGttctttttacttatatttaccaCTAATTCTTCAAAATATCAACTATTACATAGAATGATGAGCTTAGCAAATAAGGATCCATCAACTCTTTTagtcttattattttgtacatgttatgtgtaatattttgtatgtatttatatactatctcgtgttgtaataaaataaaatatttaataataattattacaattacatgactatacatttgtttttgtaatttatttataacaagattaaataatcattttaaattttagcatGGAAGGACAGACTCATATCGCGTTGCTACAGTTCCATCTCAGtttgatgataataaaacaGTAGATGGAAAACCAAAAGTATACaacaaatttttcttataaatgaatatttaagtgtagacatatttttaaaattgtattaaaattttagacaAGAAGAAAAGCACCATCTTCGATTAGTACCAAGTATAGTCATGCTGAAAACTTAGATGAGTTGAAACAAGATCCATACTTGGATTATCATAAAGTACCATTAGATGAACTGTACCAAAGATTCGGAACACACCCTGGAactgtaaatatacattaatttagtatttacaatctaaattgttaaaattatagatgtttttatgatatttactaaaaaaaattctatagtcTTAATGTAAATTCGCCtatttccaaaataataaaaattaatatttttgagggtttgatatattagttttttaatttattatttgcattcaactaaaaaaaaaaaaaatacatttttgtagatttatttgaatattaaattattttgagataatatttaaaaaaatcaatgtcaTATCttccaaaatatgttttatctacaaattttataaatgtaaacatttttattgataataataaacaatatttacaacataaaattttcTGGTATAGAAAacttcatatatttaattataatgttagaaTAGAATAACCAGGTGGCAGGCAATAAAACCTTgcttcagttttttttttttttatcattatatcgctaatttacaattttatattagggGTTAACTCATGCGAAAGCTCGAGAAAATTTAGAAAGAGATGGACCTAATACTCTGACTCCTCCAATTACCACTCCTGAATGGATAAAATttgcaaaacaaatttttggtGGGTTTTCGGTATTATTATGGTGTGGAGCACTTCTGTGTTTCCTAGCTCATACTGCAGAAACTAGTACTACAGAAGATCCAAATGACGATTatgtaagtttttatatttttcttttaattaagattttactttttacaaacctgtttataaatacctgCAACCATGTAAATCCTAAACTAATTAAagttggttttaaatatttatacaatgttaCTAAAACTAACCTTATATTCTACGATCCAGTTTTACTTGGGAGTAGTATTAGTTGCTGTTGTCATCATCACAGGAATCTTCTCCTATTATCAACAAGCTAAATCTTCTGCAATTGTGGATTCATTTAGAAATTTAGTTCCTCAGGTAAGGCAGAGATTTAGctgaaataaatgttttggtGTGGTTgagcttttttattttaatgtacagtTTTTTGTAGCAGCATGATTGTGGGTTTATGTTCAGGTGAGAGGTAGTTACTTATGCTTGCTTTATAtgctaacttttattttatcgcaGATTTACTTAGGTTCAAGTTTAATAGGTGTTATAGTAGTCACTGGCTTTTTATCTTATTGTCGGCAGTATAATCAAGGTGCAATCATCCGATCATTTTATGAAACAACTTCACAGGTCTGTCATCTATTGTTTAAGTTGCTTTATTAAGAATAccaaacataatacaaatatttgttgtcTTTATCATACACtcacataacatattaaatgtatattttttgttgcttttattttatttttataatagatgtatttgagttataatatttcatatacatatttaaaaattaaaatgttttaaatttaagtttgataatatgcTGATTTAAtccaaatctaaaataatattccaatattttgcaaattgattgcataaaattgaaattaattttaaatttccaaattaatatctttatatttttgattatcttttatttttattaaattttatttattttattgatgctATAACAGTATAGATACAGGTACAGAGTGAATATGTTTTACAAATTGAGAACTAAAACTTAAcagtaataacaaatataattaagtggTAGAATGTATGGTTATATCTTTAGACAGGATAAATGTTAGGGTTATTGTATTAGATTATGATTCctcttggttttttttattatatgttaatgacacatttaaattctaaaaataaatttgtaattaacaactaaaatattggcttatttttttttaattgaatgggTATAAACCCCAACCTTTTGGAGTTAACTTCATTGGCATATAGACTGtaacacaaatatattgtatgtgtatgtaagtcaaacaaaacatttttatatatcatagaattattattgtttaaaatattataaaatttggaaatgttcaaatttatttttaaaattaaatttaaaaaaaaattgacaagaatatatatatatatatatgtatataattcttatcttaaaattttataataagtaaatgaatatcatttttaatatttaaactaaacaaattaGTTATGCTatactcaaatatttaatggtaagataaaaacaacaaatattggTGGTCATTTTAAAcagttatgtatatttagttataaatattttctgtgtAAAGTAGAACACATAGGTTTGTGAtagtttaaatagtttatttttttttttattttttatttaaaactatgatAAACGTAAGTTTATAGTATTAtccattttatgaattaaatttggaAAAGCTTAATCTATTTAAAGTTTTCTATTGTAGTTAAATCGCGTAATCAGaagtattatgttaaaattattttgtagcaaataactatatattatgtgtatataattaaatttatattaataataatgtaagtgCTATTTAGTTagctacttttatttttgcaatattgcttgtatatttaatttttaaaactatctaTTATAGTAGTTTAATCTAAGTAGCTAAAAATCTACTAGCTTATCTTAATTGTGTTAAACAGTTGCAgtgtttttcaaaatcttatatttctttcttttggaatattattaaagtttatagtttattcaatgttatactgttttactaatttaaaaaaatgatacaactcaaaatcatatattacttttttaaaataaaaaaaccttgtaataaagttttaaatagaacaatatatattcttatttatttagaaaaataggtcatctttcaatttaaatgttttaacttttattgaaatgggcattaaatattaagtatttacattacttaaaatcatatgatgatttaattatacttaatttatttaatgattatacactgaagtttttcaaatgtttaatctggtttaatttatgagtattaaatgaattgatttattaaagtaatgaaagtttataattatgatgtatggatgtatgatattacatttataacttgGAGTCTTGAATGGATTTAAAACTACTTACTTATCAttctagttttaatttatggaaaattttTGTAACCAAACATAAACTTGCTATtactaaagttaaaatttattttgagttttatcatcttatttaatataatttaatcaaatagtaTCTTTAAGGTCTTAGAAtgttaatatgatattgtttaattattatattttaatactaacttatttaaatagtttgctGTGGTTATACGCCAAGGTGAATCATTGACATTACGAGCTGAAGATCTTACTCTTGGTGACATTGTTGAGCTTAAGTTTGGAGACCGTATTCCAGCTGATTTAAGAATTATTGAGAGTCACTCATTTAAAGTAGATAATTCATCACTGACTGGTGAATCTGAACCACAAAGCCGTACTCCAGAATTTACCCATGACGATCCTTtggaaactaaaaattttgcATTTTCTTCCACTCATGCTGTTGAaggttttattgatattataatattttaatgacattaataataattattatttaactaaagtatgaattattttaatttaggaaCTGCTAAGGGTGTAGTTATTGCTTGTGGAGATAATACTGTCATGGGAAGAATTGCTGGGTTAGCTTCAAGTTTAGATAGTCGACCAACACCAATTGCAAGAGAAATAATTCGTTTTGTGAACTTAGTTAACATTACTGCTATAATTATTGGATTATTACTATTCATTATTGCATTGATGATGGGTTGTTATTGGTTGGATGCCATTATTTTCATGATAGGTTGGTCATTAgtcttttgttattatatatttataattataattattaaattataaattaataatgttttgtgtTTTAGGTTTTTTGGTTGCAGCTGTTCCAGAAGGTTTATTAGCTACTGTAACTGTTTGTTTAACATTAACTGCCAAGCGTATGGCATCTAAAAACTGTCTTGTAAAGAATCTGGAAGCAGTAGAAACACTAGGATCAACTTCAATAATTTGTTCTGATAAGACTGGCACTTTAACTCAAAATCGTATGACCGTTGCTCACATGTGGTttgataatcaaattattgaaGCAGACACTACTGAGGATCAATCTGGGGTACAATATGATAGATCCAGTCCAGGATTTAGAGCTTTGGCAAGAATTGCAACACTTTGTAATCGAGCTGAATTTAAGGCAGGACAAGATGGTGTACCCATTCTAAAAAAGtttgttgatattatattaaatagtttttgttttaaaaactcatttaaatgtttttttagagAAGTAAACGGGGATGCTTCAGAATCTGCTTTATTAAAGTGTATGACACTTGCGCTTGGTGATGTAATGTCTATCAGAAGACGTAACCGTAAAGTTTGTGAGATACCTTTTAATTCGACAAATAAATATCAGGTGATTGATAATCATTAGTTGTTATCTATTACACTTAGATTacacttaaatgtataatacattattaatatgataattttgtatttaggtTTCAATCCACGAGACTGAAGATCCTTCAGATTCTCGACATTCacgatatttattagttatgaaAGGAGCTCCTGAACGTGTCCTTGATCGTTGCTCTACCATATTTATTGGAGGGAAAGAAAAAGTTCTTGACGAAGAAATGCGTGAAGCATTTAATAACGCCTACTTAGAATTAGGTGGTCTTGGCGAGCGTGTTCTAGGTTTTTGTGACATGTTATTACCACTTGATCGTTTTCCTAAAAATTTCCTGTTTGATGTCGATGAACCTAATTTTCCATTAAGTGGTATGCGATTTGTTGGTTTAATGTCTATGATAGATCCACCAAGAGCAGCAGTTCCAGATGCTGTGGCTAAATGCCGTTCAGCTggtataaaagttattatggTTACTGGAGATCATCCTATTACTGCTAAAGCTATTGCAAAATCTGTTGGAATTATATCTGAAGGAAATGAAACAGTTGAAGATATCT
Protein-coding regions in this window:
- the LOC114121167 gene encoding sodium/potassium-transporting ATPase subunit alpha isoform X4, which translates into the protein MASLASKDYDLHGRTDSYRVATVPSQFDDNKTVDGKPKTRRKAPSSISTKYSHAENLDELKQDPYLDYHKVPLDELYQRFGTHPGTGLTHAKARENLERDGPNTLTPPITTPEWIKFAKQIFGGFSVLLWCGALLCFLAHTAETSTTEDPNDDYIYLGSSLIGVIVVTGFLSYCRQYNQGAIIRSFYETTSQFAVVIRQGESLTLRAEDLTLGDIVELKFGDRIPADLRIIESHSFKVDNSSLTGESEPQSRTPEFTHDDPLETKNFAFSSTHAVEGTAKGVVIACGDNTVMGRIAGLASSLDSRPTPIAREIIRFVNLVNITAIIIGLLLFIIALMMGCYWLDAIIFMIGFLVAAVPEGLLATVTVCLTLTAKRMASKNCLVKNLEAVETLGSTSIICSDKTGTLTQNRMTVAHMWFDNQIIEADTTEDQSGVQYDRSSPGFRALARIATLCNRAEFKAGQDGVPILKKEVNGDASESALLKCMTLALGDVMSIRRRNRKVCEIPFNSTNKYQVSIHETEDPSDSRHSRYLLVMKGAPERVLDRCSTIFIGGKEKVLDEEMREAFNNAYLELGGLGERVLGFCDMLLPLDRFPKNFLFDVDEPNFPLSGMRFVGLMSMIDPPRAAVPDAVAKCRSAGIKVIMVTGDHPITAKAIAKSVGIISEGNETVEDISQRLNIPISEVNPKDASAAVVHGSELLDLPPEVLDEILRYHKEIVFARTSPQQKLTIVEGCQRIGGVVAVTGDGVNDSPALKKGDIGVAMGISGSDVSKEAADMILLDDNFASIVTGIEEGRLVFDNLKKSITYTLSSNVPQLLPFIAFIMLSIPLPIGAIAILCIDLGTDMVPAISLGYEHPESDIMKRPPRNLIRDKLVNNRLISLAFGQLGVIEAFAGFFTYFVIMAENGFMPYKLIGIRREWDSRAVNDLPDSYNQEWTYQDRKSLEYTCHTGFFIAIVVVQWANLIICKTRRNSITHQGMRNMALNFSLIFETVLALFLCYLPGMDEALRMYPLKWTWWIPPIPFMLALFIYDEVRKFYIRRNPGGWLEKETYY